A DNA window from Drosophila pseudoobscura strain MV-25-SWS-2005 chromosome 2, UCI_Dpse_MV25, whole genome shotgun sequence contains the following coding sequences:
- the LOC4801497 gene encoding BTB/POZ domain-containing protein KCTD3, translated as MSYFMHTAISDLVNLNVGGQRFSTSRQTLTWIPDTFFTALLSGRISSLRDEYNAIFIDRDPTLFSVILNYLRTKDIDIKNCEIRALRHEAEYYGITPLTKRLALCEDLNHSSCGDVIFYGFLAAPPMPSNETVQAAVDEALPSTSGNAVGRPGSMVRVPEPSRASHSRNSSWDLRLARTGSGNGSGSSNPPAPMLHSRNPSLDFMRHSRNSSADLNKVFKNEVGMVFSPTQSSHWVDPLRVQIIKAHQNWIAVAYAHFVTCYRVKDSNGWQQVFTSPHIDATIERIAINSKVNTSTAEPIPSKMVAISYGSQIRLWSIQEGGQKTDVGTFNLNVRVEYLFFIGSQLVALSSSGKIGVWHAMTQHWQIQDLVPVLSFDSAGSFLLLGCNNGSIYYIDMQKFPLRMKDNDLLVTELYKDVTLDPITAISVYLTPKTSSISGNWIEIAYGTKSGAVRIIVQHPETAGHGPHLFETFFVHQSPVTKVMLSEKYLVSVCSEYHHVRTWGLTRFRGMLSTQPGSTPEASFKIVSLEATDSNYSYAAGNDFGPYGDFDDMIFVQKVVPETDQLYVRLASNGDRVCVIRSVDSSTISAFCVHECEVSSRMGSRFILTGHCNGAIQMWDLTTALSLISKDEPRQKTNGGPDTNELLRLLDQCEISNSSCSTPCMSPCLSVVGNGTGMASSIARMKASNIALLNREPVVAPPPSPQVQPMPPPPPAAGVPAGGVAAVAAAAAAGAGAPEPVILPMPDANNE; from the exons ATGTCCTACTTTATGCATACTGCTATCAGTGACTTGGTCAATCTCAATGTGGGTGGTCAACG ATTCTCTACGTCACGGCAAACGCTTACGTGGATACCAGATACATTCTTCACGGCTCTTCTCAGTGGGCGCATCTCCAGCCTGAGAGACGAGTACAATGCCATCTTTATTGACCGCGATCCGACCCTCTTTTCCGTCATTCTCAACTATTTGCGGACAAAGGACATCGATATCAAGAATTGCGAGATACGCGCCCTGCGACATGAGGCCGAATACTATGGGATAACACCCCTGACCAAGCGTCTAGCTCTCTGCGAGGATCTTAATCACTCATCCTGTGGCGATGTGATCTTCTACGGATTCCTGGCGGCTCCGCCGATGCCCTCTAATGAGACTGTGCAGGCAGCCGTCGACGAAGCTCTGCCATCCACATCGGGAAATGCGGTGGGGCGACCTGGATCAATGGTGCGGGTGCCAGAGCCGTCCCGGGCCTCACATTCGCGAAACTCTTCGTGGGATCTACGCCTGGCCCGAACGGGTAGTGgaaacggcagcggcagctccaaCCCCCCCGCTCCCATGCTGCACTCCCGGAATCCTTCCTTAGATTTTATGCGACACTCTCGCAACTCATCGGCGGATCTGAACAAGGTGTTTAAAAACGAGGTTGGCATGGTGTTCAGCCCCACCCAGAGTTCCCATTGGGTGGACCCTCTAAGAGTGCAGATTATCAAGGCTCATCAGAACTGGATTGCCGTGGCCTATGCCCACTTTGTGACCTGCTACCGCGTGAAAGACTCAAACGGATGGCAGCAGGTTTTTACATCGCCACACATTGATGCCACGATTGAGCGGATAGCGATCAACTCAAAGGTAAACACATCGACGGCGGAGCCCATTCCGAGCAAAATGGTGGCCATCTCGTATGGCAGCCAGATAAGACTGTGGAGCATACAGGAGGGTGGCCAGAAGACGGACGTGGGTACGTTTAATCTCAATGTGAGGGTAGAGTACCTGTTCTTCATTGGCAGCCAGCTGGTGGCCCTGTCCTCCTCCGGCAAGATTGGCGTCTGGCATGCCATGACCCAGCACTGGCAAATTCAGGACTTGGTTCCCGTACTCTCGTTTGACTCCGCTGGATCCTTTCTGCTGCTTGGATGCAACAACGGCTCCATCTACTACATAGACATGCAGAAATTTCCACTCCGAATGAAGGATAACGATCTATTGGTCACCGAACTTTACAAGGATGTGACGCTGGACCCCATTACCGCCATCTCCGTCTATCTAACTCCGAAGACGTCAAGCATCAGTGGTAATTGGATCGAGATCGCCTATGGCACCAAATCGGGTGCGGTGCGCATTATTGTTCAACATCCGGAGACAGCTGGTCACGGACCTCACCTCTTCGAAACCTTCTTTGTCCACCAGAGCCCCGTCACCAAGGTAATGCTCTCGGAGAAGTATCTCGTGTCGGTGTGCAGCGAATATCATCATGTGCGCACCTGGGGCCTTACCCGATTCCGGGGAATGCTCTCCACCCAGCCGGGCTCCACGCCGGAGGCCTCGTTCAAAATTGTCTCGCTGGAGGCCACCGACTCGAACTACAGCTATGCGGCTGGCAATGATTTTGGTCCCTACGGCGACTTTGACGACATGATCTTTGTCCAGAAGGTCGTGCCCGAGACGGACCAGCTTTACGTGCGTCTGGCCTCGAATGGGGATCGCGTCTGTGTCATCCGGTCCGTGGACAGCTCTACCATATCAGCATTTTGCGTACACGAGTGCGAAGTCTCGTCGCGCATGGGATCACGATTTATACTCACTGGCCACTGCAACGGCGCCATTCAGATGTGGGATCTGACCACGGCACTGTCGCTGATTTCCAAGGATGAGCCCCGGCAGAAAACCAACGGCGGACCCGACACTAACGAGCTTCTCCGCCTACTTGACCAGTGTGAAATCAGCAATTCATCATGCTCAACGCCTTGTATGTCACCGTGTCTATCAGTTGTGGGCAACGGCACTGGAATGGCCTCCTCTATAGCTCGCATGAAGGCCAGCAATATTGCCTTGCTGAATCGTGAGCCGGTCGTCGCACCGCCTCCATCGCCACAAGTGCAGCCcatgccgccgccaccaccggcGGCGGGAGTGCCAGCTGGAGGAGTCGCGGCCgtagcagctgctgctgctgctggtgctggtgcacCTGAGCCAGTGATCCTtccgatgcccgatgccaACAATGAATGA
- the LOC4801498 gene encoding serine-rich adhesin for platelets — protein MGMVETATSEYRLEANTSYTYLLVTLNLTLTLIVMLGACLCCKKKIPKNDLLGLEGMVKLKNPDEVIVVTSLVGNSESQAELNASTVSNADSEKRSSTAAHRSLPDIPVAESNDNGSELYETVADKQLVDALNARSQSPQPSLKKQTSVSQHSSISQADDVSSPYSRVKGLPHDYAKVRGTEHPYAQLNAPSTSHSAQGAAAAAAAVVAGSSSEGADHLHRSSQHSDGSRDHNDSAPAQVEIPAASAIAGMISASQDLPYMTPPIANQHFSGDSQDSSKGYTSISVREPLANILAQQPPGKPPNRNASLARDGNDSHYATVSDDSDETYAAIEDPNNRHPTNAADIYTSGSETYAQIQPMQINPIVVAVEINNSSSLPTTSSAAGVVSGGTQSGALRPTNSNIGATDHAVPVPPPVDSLRAQMHSRQASSSSNNSTSVCNLGSPKPEKRQANSPLPPTPKSSAHLHASSISNLASARNSVISVIEAGGDGHEVEASAEASPQRKHSKSLSPSKDGGGEGNKNIEGMYAKVMKKHKFSRNSPSSQNSSPILTRKQQQDTLGVSPLDSAAALLVDPQKGARVRSNSYSAKDHGYETIPADGQLMHENRKSDCYAANMLQKERQHEGAIAPQPVTKATATGISGASTKHYETISQPTPPPPPPSKCNNDPGYEQLQLHPVHTEDDAKKSDYDPNYEVLKSRAHSDDGYAKVLEKKRAPTGDAGGYSTIPGADANHNYASILETKATAETDHYARIAENVAASTPGSTSNSSRLTLTSPTSTSTSNSLSLNSSTVATSTPISSQYESLTGTGSETDPNYESVCYLTTGATATTTTTTSTSSGGGFVEHAYEPLQADLESDTQASSPMSGATATSTPSEQLLVDDYFHV, from the exons ATGGGCATGGTCGAGACGGCGACGTCGGAGTATCGCTTGGAAGCCAACACCTCCTACACGTACCTCCTGGTGACGCTCAACTTGACGCTGACTCTCATTGTAATGTTAGGCGCGTGTCTCTgctgcaaaaagaaaataccaaa AAATGATTTGCTCGGACTCGAGGGTATGGTCAAGCTGAAGAATCCGGATGAGGTCATTGTGGTAACCAGCCTGGTGGGCAACAGTGAGTCGCAGGCGGAGCTGAATGCCTCCACTGTCTCGAATGCTGACTCGGAAAAGCG ATCAAGTACAGCGGCGCATCGTAGTTTGCCTGATATTCCTGTGGCCGAAAGCAACGATAATGGCTCCGAATTATACGAGACTGTGGCGGATAAACAGCTTGTGGATGCACTCAATGCACGTAGTCAAAGTC cccagcccagccttAAGAAACAGACAAGCGTTTCGCAGCACAGCTCGATAAGCCAGGCGGATGATGTCAGCTCGCCATATTCGCGTGTCAAGGGACTACCGCATGACTATGCCAAAGTTCGAGGCACTGAGCATCCCTATGCCCAGCTAAATGCACCGTCCACATCCCATTCGGCGCaaggtgctgctgcagcggcggctgcggtGGTAGCAGGCTCATCCAGTGAGGGCGCCGATCACCTGCATCGGAGCTCCCAGCACAGCGACGGCTCGAGAGACCACAATGACTCCGCTCCAGCGCAAGTGGAAATTCCGGCAGCTTCGGCCATTGCGGGCATGATATCAGCCAGCCAAGATCTGCCTTACATGACGCCGCCCATTGCTAACCAGCACTTTAGTGGTGACTCGCAGGACTCGTCAA AGGGATACACAAGTATTAGCGTGCGTGAGCCGCTGGCCAATATACTGGCACAACAGCCACCGGGCAAGCCTCCTAACAGAAATGCCTCCCTGGCACGAGATGGAAATGACTCTCATTATGCCACCGTATCCGATGATTCAG ATGAAACGTATGCCGCCATTGAGGATCCCAACAATCGTCACCCAACGAATGCCGCCGATATTTATACCAGCGGCTCGGAGACCTACGCACAAATCCAGCCCATGCAGATCAATCCCATAGTGGTGGCCGTTGaaatcaacaacagcagcagcctgccAACAACGAGCTCAGCCGCGGGCGTGGTCAGTGGTGGCACCCAGAGTGGAGCTCTGAGGCCGACTAACAGCAACATCGGAGCAACTGATCATGCCGTGCCCGTCCCCCCGCCTGTGGATAGCTTACGAGCGCAAATGCACTCACGACAGGCATCGTCCTCGTCGAATAATAGCACTTCTGTGTGTAATCTGGGCTCGCCCAAGCCGGAGAAGCGGCAGGCGAACTCGCCGCTGCCACCGACGCCCAAGTCAAGTGCCCATCTGCATGCGAGCAGCATTAGCAACCTCGCCTCTGCCCGTAATTCTGTAATTTCGGTGATTGAAGCTGGCGGCGATGGTCACGAAGTTGAGGCATCCGCCGAGGCATCTCCACAACGCAAGCACAGCAAAAGTCTCAGTCCCTCAAAGGATGGCGGCGGCGAGGGCAATAAAAACATTGAGGGCATGTATGCCAAG GTCATGAAGAAACACAAATTCTCTCGCAATTCTCCCTCGTCGCAGAACAGCTCGCCCATTCTCACGcgcaagcagcagcaagatACGTTGGGAGTGAGCCCCTTGGACAGTGCGGCAGCGTTGCTTGTGGACCCACAGAAGGGTGCTCGCGTGCGTAGCAACAGCTACTCGGCCAAGGATCACGGCTATGAGACGATCCCAGCAGATGGCCAGCTTATGCACGAGAATCGCAAATCGGATTGCTATGCAGCCAATATGCTGCAGAAGGAGCGCCAACACGAAGGAG CGATTGCCCCCCAGCCTGTGACGAAAGCGACAGCGACTGGGATCAGCGGCGCCAGCACAAAGCACTATGAGACTATTAGCCAGCCaacgccaccgccgccgcctccgtcAAAATGCAACAACGATCCAGGCTACGAacaactgcagctgcatccCGTCCACACTGAAGATGATGCCAAGAAATCTGACTATGATCCCAACTATGAGGTGCTCAAGAGTCGCGCCCACTCGGACGACGGATATGCCAAGGTGCTGGAGAAGAAACGGGCACCCACAGGGGATGCTGGGGGCTACAGCACTATTCCAGGTGCCGATGCCAATCACAACTATGCCAGCATTCTGGAAACGAAGGCCACCGCGGAAACGGACCACTATGCGAGAATAGCCGAAAATGTAGCTGCCAGCACACCGGGAAGCACTTCGAACAGCAGTCGCTTAACCCTGACATCGCCCACCTCCACTTCCACATCCAATTCCCTGTCGCTCAACTCGTCAACAGTGGCAACCAGCACGCCGATATCCTCCCAGTACGAGTCTTTAACAGGAACGGGCAGCGAAACGGATCCCAACTATGAGTCGGTGTGCTACCTAACCACAGGAGCCACAGCAACGACCACAACGACTACTAGCACGAGTAGCGGGGGCGGTTTCGTGGAGCATGCTTATGAGCCGCTTCAGGCTGATTTGGAGTCGGACACGCAGGCGAGCAGTCCAATGAGCGGAGCCACGGCCACTTCCACGCCCAGTGAGCAGTTGCTAGTAGATGACTACTTCCACGTATAG
- the LOC4801500 gene encoding alpha-2-macroglobulin receptor-associated protein isoform X2 → MQSFGQLGLVLALALLITCVDADKKQSKKYSREANDPHFQQVADEKYDPDFKKIRRPFRMAKLNLVWSKAQNRLTEPKLKSLYMELKIHDKEEIAWKQLNSQHKDKDGLKENELRRKLIGIMSSYDLLEHFDETEDAEKIKPFKKFHDPEERHKNKSLFKDKKLNRLWEKAEVSGFTSEELKSLKQEFEHHQDKVDVYYSLLENIGSVDTDKHENAINTEDLDTYNLISNNDANENEIKTHDQNVKKFENDLNTLRGHHVGIKDHYDRLERLVSSGPHSQDFIEPKVQGLWRVAQASNFTVKELASIKTELNHFESRLLKLRHLHAEHALHKEKYKDEKHKDKSNRFEDMEDQLKKQARKVEKLQENIEKTIFKHSEL, encoded by the exons ATGCAAAGTTTTGGGCAACTTGGTTTGGTGCTTGCACTGGCCTTACTTATAACATGCGTGGATGCTGATAAAAAGCAGAGTAAGAAGTACAGCCGGGAGGCCAACGACCCGCATTTCCAGCAAGTGGCTGACGAAAAGTACGATCCGGATTTTAAGAAAATCCGGCGACCCTTCCGAATGGCCAAATTGAATCTCGTGTGGTCGAAGGCACAGAAT CGTTTAACGGAGCCTAAGCTAAAGTCATTGTATATGGAGCTGAAAATCCACGATAAAGAAGAGATCGCTTGGAAGCAGCTTAACTCGCAGCACAAGGACAAGGATGGTTTGAAGGAAAACGAACTGCGCCGAAAGCTGATTGGCATAATGAGCAGCTACGATCTTTTGGAGCACTTTGACGAAACTGAAGATGCTGAGAAAATCAAACCCTTCAAA AAATTCCACGACCCCGAGGAACGCCATAAAAATAAGAGTCTCTTTAAGGACAAGAAACTTAACAGGCTGTGGGAAAAAGCGGAAGTTTCCGGCTTCACTTCGGAGGAATTGAAGTCCCTGAAGCAGGAGTTTGAGCATCATCAGGACAAGGTAGATGTCTATTACAGCTTGCTGGAAAATATTGGTTCTGTGGACACCGATAAGCACGAGA ATGCCATTAACACTGAAGACCTTGACACATACAATCTCATTTCGAACAATGATGCCAACGAAAACGAGATAAAGACGCATGATCAGAATGTGAAAAAGTTTGAGAACGACCTGAACACTCTACGGGGCCATCATGTTGGAATCAAGGACCACTACGACCGGCTGGAACGCCTTGTGTCGTCCGGACCGCATAGCCAAGATTTTATCGAGCCCAAGGTTCAGGGCTTGTGGCGCGTCGCTCAGGCAAGCAATTTCACGGTTAAGGAACTGGCTTCCATTAAGACCGAACTCAATCATTTTGAAAGTCGCTTGCTGAAGTTGCGACATCTGCATGCCGAGCATGCTCTGCACAAGGAGAAGTACAAG GATGAGAAGCACAAGGACAAAAGCAACCGCTTCGAAGATATGGAGGATCAATTGAAAAAACAAGCACGCAAGGTGGAAAA ATTGCAGGAGAACATTGAGAAAACTATCTTCAAGCATTCAGAGCTATGA
- the LOC4801499 gene encoding uncharacterized protein isoform X1, translating to MKTGTIISCCLLIFNNVCCQSGSEQKLIDPHDGWSNFVMDFDQTLGESCPQCECPEMPQRSPAAIEDALSLVYFKKFVNLLFQRKSLQYDATATLYKRSLLFSLLPSQIEELEHVQDARDLDILLTRILERAEAAPLVEGALGCAYAHQGMGVWALVTDILKDFTQLLKISEVQFMLLAALAALAVCIVHKRFRFRLISVILGGVLLCGYFHTYLECNRKLEVDAMLDVINSHQEPLSYDEMSWMQRLRNFVVRPSAEAEQRERLRKSSKLNRTYCLPDHVFIMYINDLFLKQLELLLEKVSQTMTKLTSGLSFPYNLIAPIFLVALVGYIIKLTFKYVISPRAWGTLLHTRPGHTDTPTMLQSQASIAGRETVGDCISGENLKMLLNVIGDTQKSVKQQLPAVSGVQELMGPLEAPSAEDKKPKLDVSNNSSSSSDSKSHSRSQTEEDGFTVVDDHEEDAIHNI from the exons ATGAAAACAGGCACAATAATCAGTTGTTGCTTATTGATATTTAATAATGTGTGCTGCCAGAGTGGTAGTGAACAAAAACTGATAGACCCTCATGACGGCTGGTCGAATTTTGTCATGGATTTCGATCAGACCCTTGGCGAATCCTGCCCCCAGTGCGAATGCCCGGAAATGCCGCAGAGGTCTCCGGCTGCCATTGAGGATGCACTCTCCCTAGTGTATTTTAAGAAGTTTGTAAACCTACTATTTCAACGGAAAAGTTTACAG TATGATGCTACCGCAACGCTCTACAAGCGATCGCTGCTGTTCTCGTTGCTTCCGTCACAAATAGAAGAGCTAGAACACGTGCAAGATGCTCGTGATCTAGATATTTTGCTCACCAGGATACTGGAGAGGGCGGAAGCAGCGCCACTCGTTGAAGGCGCCCTCGGATGCGCCTATGCACATCAGGGGATGGGTGTGTGGGCTTTAGTTACTGATATTCTCAAGGATTTTACACAACTATTGAAAATATCCGAG GTGCAATTTATGCTTTTAGCGGCGCTGGCCGCCTTGGCTGTCTGTATTGTGCACAAACGCTTCCGATTCCGGCTAATCAGTGTTATCTTAGGAGGCGTACTTCTATGTGGATACTTCCACACATATTTGGAGTGCAATAGA AAACTGGAAGTTGACGCTATGTTGGATGTTATCAACAGTCACCAGGAGCCGCTAAGCTACGATGAAATGTCTTGGATGCAACGACTGAGGAATTTTGTGGTCAGGCCATCAGCGGAGGCCGAACAAAGGGAGAGACTGAG AAAATCTTCAAAACTCAACCGTACATACTGCCTACCAGATCATGTCTTCATTATGTATATAAACGACTTGTTTCTTAAGCAATTGGAACTGCTTTTGGAGAAGGTGTCGCAAACTATGACGAAGCTGACCT CTGGATTATCTTTCCCCTACAACCTTATTGCTCCCATATTTTTGGTAGCTTTGGTGGGGTACATTATCAAGTTAACATTCAAATACGTCATTAGTCCCAGAGCCTGGGGTACACTACTTCACACGAGACCAGGCCATACCGACACTCCTACTATGCTTCAGTCTCAGGCTTCGATCGCTGGGAGAGAAACTGTTGGAGATTGTATATCAGGAGAGAATCTGAAAATGCTGTTGAACGTGATAGGCGACACTCAAAAGAGTGTCAAACAACAACTACCGGCTGTATCGGGAGTCCAGGAGCTAATGGGACCTCTGGAAGCTCCTTCCGCAGAagataaaaaaccaaaactagatgtcagcaacaacagcagcagcagcagcgacagcaaaagCCATAGTAGAAGCCAAACCGAAGAAGATGGATTCACAGTGGTGGATGACCACGAGGAAGATGCGATACATAATATCTAG
- the LOC4801499 gene encoding uncharacterized protein isoform X2, giving the protein MKTGTIISCCLLIFNNVCCQSGSEQKLIDPHDGWSNFVMDFDQTLGESCPQCECPEMPQRSPAAIEDALSLVYFKKFVNLLFQRKSLQKLEVDAMLDVINSHQEPLSYDEMSWMQRLRNFVVRPSAEAEQRERLRKSSKLNRTYCLPDHVFIMYINDLFLKQLELLLEKVSQTMTKLTSGLSFPYNLIAPIFLVALVGYIIKLTFKYVISPRAWGTLLHTRPGHTDTPTMLQSQASIAGRETVGDCISGENLKMLLNVIGDTQKSVKQQLPAVSGVQELMGPLEAPSAEDKKPKLDVSNNSSSSSDSKSHSRSQTEEDGFTVVDDHEEDAIHNI; this is encoded by the exons ATGAAAACAGGCACAATAATCAGTTGTTGCTTATTGATATTTAATAATGTGTGCTGCCAGAGTGGTAGTGAACAAAAACTGATAGACCCTCATGACGGCTGGTCGAATTTTGTCATGGATTTCGATCAGACCCTTGGCGAATCCTGCCCCCAGTGCGAATGCCCGGAAATGCCGCAGAGGTCTCCGGCTGCCATTGAGGATGCACTCTCCCTAGTGTATTTTAAGAAGTTTGTAAACCTACTATTTCAACGGAAAAGTTTACAG AAACTGGAAGTTGACGCTATGTTGGATGTTATCAACAGTCACCAGGAGCCGCTAAGCTACGATGAAATGTCTTGGATGCAACGACTGAGGAATTTTGTGGTCAGGCCATCAGCGGAGGCCGAACAAAGGGAGAGACTGAG AAAATCTTCAAAACTCAACCGTACATACTGCCTACCAGATCATGTCTTCATTATGTATATAAACGACTTGTTTCTTAAGCAATTGGAACTGCTTTTGGAGAAGGTGTCGCAAACTATGACGAAGCTGACCT CTGGATTATCTTTCCCCTACAACCTTATTGCTCCCATATTTTTGGTAGCTTTGGTGGGGTACATTATCAAGTTAACATTCAAATACGTCATTAGTCCCAGAGCCTGGGGTACACTACTTCACACGAGACCAGGCCATACCGACACTCCTACTATGCTTCAGTCTCAGGCTTCGATCGCTGGGAGAGAAACTGTTGGAGATTGTATATCAGGAGAGAATCTGAAAATGCTGTTGAACGTGATAGGCGACACTCAAAAGAGTGTCAAACAACAACTACCGGCTGTATCGGGAGTCCAGGAGCTAATGGGACCTCTGGAAGCTCCTTCCGCAGAagataaaaaaccaaaactagatgtcagcaacaacagcagcagcagcagcgacagcaaaagCCATAGTAGAAGCCAAACCGAAGAAGATGGATTCACAGTGGTGGATGACCACGAGGAAGATGCGATACATAATATCTAG
- the LOC4801500 gene encoding alpha-2-macroglobulin receptor-associated protein isoform X1, translated as MQSFGQLGLVLALALLITCVDADKKQSKKYSREANDPHFQQVADEKYDPDFKKIRRPFRMAKLNLVWSKAQNRLTEPKLKSLYMELKIHDKEEIAWKQLNSQHKDKDGLKENELRRKLIGIMSSYDLLEHFDETEDAEKIKPFKKFHDPEERHKNKSLFKDKKLNRLWEKAEVSGFTSEELKSLKQEFEHHQDKVDVYYSLLENIGSVDTDKHENAINTEDLDTYNLISNNDANENEIKTHDQNVKKFENDLNTLRGHHVGIKDHYDRLERLVSSGPHSQDFIEPKVQGLWRVAQASNFTVKELASIKTELNHFESRLLKLRHLHAEHALHKEKYKDEKHKDKSNRFEDMEDQLKKQARKVEKLQENIEKTIFKHSEL; from the exons ATGCAAAGTTTTGGGCAACTTGGTTTGGTGCTTGCACTGGCCTTACTTATAACATGCGTGGATGCTGATAAAAAGCAGAGTAAGAAGTACAGCCGGGAGGCCAACGACCCGCATTTCCAGCAAGTGGCTGACGAAAAGTACGATCCGGATTTTAAGAAAATCCGGCGACCCTTCCGAATGGCCAAATTGAATCTCGTGTGGTCGAAGGCACAGAAT CGTTTAACGGAGCCTAAGCTAAAGTCATTGTATATGGAGCTGAAAATCCACGATAAAGAAGAGATCGCTTGGAAGCAGCTTAACTCGCAGCACAAGGACAAGGATGGTTTGAAGGAAAACGAACTGCGCCGAAAGCTGATTGGCATAATGAGCAGCTACGATCTTTTGGAGCACTTTGACGAAACTGAAGATGCTGAGAAAATCAAACCCTTCAAA AAATTCCACGACCCCGAGGAACGCCATAAAAATAAGAGTCTCTTTAAGGACAAGAAACTTAACAGGCTGTGGGAAAAAGCGGAAGTTTCCGGCTTCACTTCGGAGGAATTGAAGTCCCTGAAGCAGGAGTTTGAGCATCATCAGGACAAGGTAGATGTCTATTACAGCTTGCTGGAAAATATTGGTTCTGTGGACACCGATAAGCACGAGA ATGCCATTAACACTGAAGACCTTGACACATACAATCTCATTTCGAACAATGATGCCAACGAAAACGAGATAAAGACGCATGATCAGAATGTGAAAAAGTTTGAGAACGACCTGAACACTCTACGGGGCCATCATGTTGGAATCAAGGACCACTACGACCGGCTGGAACGCCTTGTGTCGTCCGGACCGCATAGCCAAGATTTTATCGAGCCCAAGGTTCAGGGCTTGTGGCGCGTCGCTCAGGCAAGCAATTTCACGGTTAAGGAACTGGCTTCCATTAAGACCGAACTCAATCATTTTGAAAGTCGCTTGCTGAAGTTGCGACATCTGCATGCCGAGCATGCTCTGCACAAGGAGAAGTACAAG GATGAGAAGCACAAGGACAAAAGCAACCGCTTCGAAGATATGGAGGATCAATTGAAAAAACAAGCACGCAAGGTGGAAAAATTGCAGGAAAACATTGAGAAAACTATCTTCAAGCATTCAGAGCTATGA